Proteins found in one Crassostrea angulata isolate pt1a10 chromosome 3, ASM2561291v2, whole genome shotgun sequence genomic segment:
- the LOC128175557 gene encoding uncharacterized protein LOC128175557 yields the protein MMELMPHTGVFVYPRDIRSTSKKPSGTAMARHLMSVFYTNKELIDRGNVMGVNGKEGLNKEIVKAIIDYVVIKGKDSESCVKLAMRSKITGLVAFEKKKLNQSLRTDIED from the exons ATGATGGAGCTGATGCCTCACACTGGAGTGTTCGTCTACCCTCGAGATATCAGATCAACCAGCAAAAAGCCAAGTGGGACAGCAATGGCGCGGCATCTGATGTCAGTATTTTATACCAATAAGGAATTGATTGACCGGGGAAATGTCATGGGTGTGAATGGAAAAGAAGGACTCAACAAGGAGATTGTGAAGGCCATTATAG ACTATGTGGTGATAAAAGGAAAAGACAGCGAGTCGTGTGTGAAGCTAGCCATGAGGTCAAAGATTACTGGACTGGTAGCCTTTGAAAAGAAGAAACTGAACCAAAGCCTGCGGACTGACATTGAGGACTGA